The DNA window TAAAAACCGTTTGATAGATACCGTTCCGGTGATAGATACCGTTCAGGCTGAGCTTGTCGAAGCCCATAGGCTCCAGCAGCCATAGATACTTGATCACCGATTTAATTAACCAGCTTCAAACGGCTTCAAACAAGCAGGGGCGATCGCTCCCTAGGGTGAAAAGGGCGTGAACTGTCCCCCTAGATTCACCACGATCGCTTCGGTATTGGCCTCGATCATGGTGATATAGGTGTCGCCACGGCTGCCCTGTGCGCCGAGGGAGTCGGAATAGAGTTCTTGGTCGGCTAAGGGCACGCCGGCCTCTTGGGCAACGGTGGTAATCAGTTGGGGATTGAGGGTGGTTTCGGCAAAGATAGCCGGGACATTGAGGGTACGAATGGTGTCTACGAGGCGCTGCACGGTTTGGGCGCTGGGCTGTTCTTCGGTGCTAATGCCGATCAGGGTGCCGGGTACCTCCAGCCCATAGGCGCGGGCGTAGTACTGAAAGGCATCATGGGTGGTGACCAGTTGCCGTTGATGGGCGGGAATGGTGGCCACCTGCTCGGTCACCCAGGCATCCAGCGATCGTAGTTGGGTGATGTAATCCGTGGCATTTTGCTGAATGCGATCGCGTTCTTCGGGCAGCAGGGCGATCAGCTGATCGCGCATTGTTTCCACCATGGTCACCGCATGGCTGACATCGCCCCACACATGGGGATCGGGTACACGTTGACCCTCCTGCTCCATATCCAAGGGCGACACCGATTCCGCTACCGGCACCACGGTGGCATCAATCCCCGTCGCTTCGATGATGCGAATCAGCCCTGGCTCCAGGTCATAGCCGTTGTAGAAAATCAGATCCGCCGACTCGATGGCCACCGTATCTGCCGGTACCGGTTCATAAATATGAGGATCGACTCCCGGATCCATCAACGGCACCAGCTCAATGGCGTCACCGCCCAGCTCCTGCGTCCAGTGAGCAATCACGGTGGTGGTAGTGACGACCCTAGGGCGATCGCTCTCTCCTTCTCCCACCGGCGCTGAGCCACAGCCCGCAAGTAACGAGCCAATCAGGGCGATCGCTCCCCATGTCGCCCTGGCTCCCTGAGTTGTTACTCTCCCCATGTCGTTATGTTTTTTCATATTGCTTTCATTTTTTCACGAT is part of the Leptolyngbya sp. CCY15150 genome and encodes:
- a CDS encoding zinc ABC transporter substrate-binding protein; this translates as MKKHNDMGRVTTQGARATWGAIALIGSLLAGCGSAPVGEGESDRPRVVTTTTVIAHWTQELGGDAIELVPLMDPGVDPHIYEPVPADTVAIESADLIFYNGYDLEPGLIRIIEATGIDATVVPVAESVSPLDMEQEGQRVPDPHVWGDVSHAVTMVETMRDQLIALLPEERDRIQQNATDYITQLRSLDAWVTEQVATIPAHQRQLVTTHDAFQYYARAYGLEVPGTLIGISTEEQPSAQTVQRLVDTIRTLNVPAIFAETTLNPQLITTVAQEAGVPLADQELYSDSLGAQGSRGDTYITMIEANTEAIVVNLGGQFTPFSP